The DNA window GGGTCCAATTTAGCCAATGCGATAAATTACAcatggcttacattcatgcacaaataatATTCAATCATTTGACCATTGAAAAATTCACATTCATTTGGatcgagtgcggtaaagtataCACTCACCTATCAATAGTAAAGTGATCATTGAAATACATTCAATAGTCAAACAAGCCAATACAACACAATAAAGGCATTTAATTCacaaaataaaaggaatacTCGCCAATGGATCACAATCGTTTCACTTCAAACCCTGGTTCGTCCTCTTGGACATGCTCAAATCTTGTGGTCATATAATATATCAAGAATCTAACCACTTGAGGCCAATATAAATGCAAAACTATGAGTTTCGAAACTTCACTTAGCCAATAAAGCAATTTGCAAGTTTAACCCCCATAGAGGTGTCAAAAGTGCAAagttttcttgttcaaatcTAGGAAAAAAATCTCATGCATGATAGATCAATGTCTCAAGCAACATATAGAGCACAAGGACATCACTTATAGTCAAATTTTTAACGAAAATGGGACAAGACCTTTCAGGTGCAACGGTGGCAAATTCAAGTAAGAaacattttggagaaaactcaTTTTCCTCCTCTTGTCCCTCTTTGTTTTAGTTCAAACCAACGTACATGTGAAGTTTAAAGTCTTGGCAAGTATCTTGAGCAAAAGTAGGTCCTAATCATTATATAAATTCCAGCAAAAAGTCCAACATGACCTTGCCAATTTCCTCTAACATCCTCACTTTTCTTACTTAGATTCATGGCAAAAGTCTAGTACAACGGATTAACTATACAAGGGAACGTGTAACATGTAATTTGAGACAAGAATCCTACCAAGAAGCAACATATAAAACTCATGCCGTTAACAAGTGTACTGGACAAAAGTAACAAGAATCACAAGCTTAAAGTTAGTTACTTCTAACTCAAAAACATGTTTAGGCAACCATTACCTTCCTCCTTTTAAATCGCTTGGCTTTGGCTAAAATCCAACCTATATGTGAAAATCAAGGTGGTCACAAATAACTTGAGCAAAGTAAGTCCAACTCACCCATACCTCAACTCTCACTCTTGCTCACTTGACCAACAAgaggaaaaattccagcaacatGTCCCccaatttcttcaagttaaccCTCTAATTTCCAACTCTATGCTCATGGCAAAATCACGTTCAATCAAGCCGCCATATCGTAGGGTGAACGGTACATGTCCTACATAAGGAAATCTAgcaaaattatatatatatatatataaggctCTAAACAAAGctatatcaaaactgaaaatttgcACCTCAAAGTTGGAATTTGCATACCAAATCTGAAAATCCCATATCAAAGCTAGAACATCTCCtattaaagctggaaattcaactcaaagctagaaaacctcatatcaaagctagaaaacctcatatcaaagctagaaaaatctcatcaaagctggaaaattcaaACTACCATAACAAAACAATGAAATCTTCGATAATCACTTCATATATTGGTTAAATGGCAAGATaagagagaaaggagaagtTCCCTAGTAATATACCTCAAAACCCTTAGATGGATTGCAAATCAAGAGCTTTCTTCGTCCAACAACTTCACCAAAAGCTCACTTCCAAACTTGATGCAAGATTTGTCGGAGTAAATTCgagttttctcttgttttccctTACTATTGGACAAGAATCAAAGCTTGAActtgagttattttgttgtttCTCGCTTTTCTCCCCAATATTTCGTCCAAGAGGgggaaatggaaagaaaaatgatgaaaaacaACTTAACTAGGATAAAAATGAATTTGGTCTTGATCAAATTTTCATGGATGATCGACAAGTGGCGCAACAAGGCCAATatctatctctttgtctctctaatgGTCTCTCTAATCACCAAGGTAATCTAGAACTCCTCCAATTAACTCTTAACACTTCTTGTCTTATAATCGCCTTTGCACAAAACTTCCTCTTATCCTccaaatttattgcacacacctcactagttaattatactaatataaTACACTATGAAACTTAGCATGCTCCAAATTAAACATGTACCAAGTTAAATAATACGATAGGAGGAAAGTCATGATTCAACtattaaaacaaccaaaaatttAAGGCAAGTAAGCTCAAATAAAAGATATAAAGACAACTAAAATTTCGAGATCCACAGGTTGAGTAGTTCAACCACGGGTTACACAATAGTTATATTATacaatataataatatattttagattataaaaataataaaaaatttaagttAGTGGTTCAATAGGCAGTTCAATCGGATATTTGTTTTCCTATTTACCTGTTGAACCACCAAGTCATTAACTGGTCAACAAATTTCTTGCCTGATCGTTCTAATTAGCAATTCAACCTAATTCTATGGCCTATTAACCGGATTGACCGATTCGACCGCCGAACCAAATCGAATTTTATTACTATACTAGTTTGTATCATAACCTTTTCATGCTAGAAAAATATCCATAGCATAGCTCTCTCGATTCTGCATCTATTGGGCCACGCTATCGAGTCCAGACCCagccaaataaaataaaaaagtatgtGTTGGCCCAGAACCCAAGAAAAAGAGGTATAATCAGGGATAAGTAGATTATTCGAAATAAATAGGGGTATAAACAAACAAGTTATTTTAGCTAATGAAAAACAACCAAGTCACCAAATATCAGGTGAATATGGACAGTGCAGAGGCTACTAAGAAAGTTTTAAATCTCTACTTGGGTGTAAGTTAAGAGGTCAAATCCCCTTGCTCATATTCTAAAATCCAGACTTTCCTGGAAATGTTGTCAGCATATGCGTAGGCACCCGTCTGATTCGATGGTGATTCAGTCTCCTTCGAATCTTGTTTGGGTCGATGATGGTTCAGTCTCCTTCAAATTCTACTTGGGTTTCTTCAGATCTTCCCTGCCCCGAATATAGAATAGGTGTAGGTCTATCGCGTCCggaacaacaaaaaaaatatggaCAGTGCAAAACGTGAACATCTGTCAAATCATCTGCACAACTTGATTGGATGTAACCGGCTAACCGGATGGAGAGAATGCAACTGGTGAAGAAGatttaataaataattcatgTGGGACGCGTACAAGGAAGTGTCACACGACATGGATTAAAAGGCTGACGTGTCATTAGATGAGGTGTATACGATTGTCCAACaatactttttttcttttttattaatgattgtACATTGTTATTTAGGCTATACTTTTGTCTGTTTTCAGCCATTTTGCTACTCCTTTGTTTTCAaccatttttccctttttcccttctttttcgGAATGATCCCTTAACGAAAAATGCTTGATTTCTCAGTAGTTCTTTCATGTTTTTACTGTAGTTAtgagctttttttttcttgattcaGGCTATAGTTATTAGTTTTTTTCTTGAAGTTAGTGTTCAGGGTACTTTGATTGGCTATGATTTTTCTTACTTTCTTGAGTGATTTTTATCTGGGAAATATGATTTATAGCTGCGGAAAAATAAGTGGAACCGAGAAAAGAAATAGGGGGAAGAAGTGTAAACTTTAACATCCAAAAGATACAAAAGCTGAGAATCAGATTGAAGATGGAAGTTGGGAATTGGGTTTGGTTTAGCTATTTTAAATGGAAAAATGGGTCTACATGAAATGGtgtaaatttttcattttttttctgaaGTAGTTTGTCAATAATGGTTTGGTACTATGGAAGATTTAAGAGCCATAAAGTGGTGTAAATTTTGACTTTTTCAATTTCACTATATTCAGTGATACCACCAACACAATTTAGCttaattaataaaaatgaaCCACTTCCTCACCAAAAGTCTTCAAAAGTTTTGTGTTTAAATCCTGTTGTCAATGTGAGGAATCTAAACGATCTATGATTTCGAAAGCATGTCATGACCCTTAATAGTAATCGGAGCGAAACCCACCTAAACTACTCATTGCCAAAAGCAAAAGATATAGATCATccttttattgttatttttggTACCATAATTCTTCTCATTTCAAAGTGATAATCACATTTTCGAGTTTAATTATGCCTAACATAATTTGGATATGATACTGCAGAATCTAATGTAGGTGgctttttttaatatatatatatataaataaaatcaCCTTGAGAGCTGGCATCTAGATCACGTTAGATTGTTTCAGTCTCAATTGGTGATTTGGTATACCATGTCTATCGTTGGGTTGAAGAGAATAAGTTGGACAACAACTATGCCTGCCGTCTACATCACCTAAGGAGTGGAAGAGAAAGAAATATGtctattaccaaccatcaaagcCTGCAAATTGATCTTAGAGGCTATTATTAAGAGGGATGCGggttgttcctttttttttttcccgaaaCGATATATGGTTGTATTCCTTTTCAAAAGATGTACAAGTACGAGCAAATGCTCGATGAAACTTTACAAGCGGTCATTTAACCACTAAGGAAACAAAATTTCCTCATCAAAAGTAATGCCTAAAGCATAAGAACTAAGCTTGGAGCTTAGATGATAGTTATCATTTTGAACTAGACAAAAGGGATACGGGTTGTTCATCGTTGTGTATTTTGTTGGATCTGCTTTATTGATATTTAACATTTGTATATGTTACAGGATCTTTTTATAACAATTTTTTggtaagtaaaaaaaaaaaaagaacttggTATAGCAGAGCATTTTGGCCCGAATACTTATTACCAAAATTGGGTTTACAACTATGTTTATTTGTTGTTTCCTTCACTTTGTTTTAtgtttttaattatcttttggGTTTCTCATATGCATTAGTGATCCTTTGGCAGCCGAACAATCACTGGGCACTGATTACACATAATCACtcatcaaattattacaatTATGTAGTTTTTgcataaaaatagataacataAATATAATATAAGTATAGAACATAAAATATTTTACTTTATGACTTCTCTTTTAGATATATCAACATGTGAACCCGGGCATCTGAATATGCGATTACAAATAACCGCTCATCAAATTATTATCACAATTATCTGGTTTTCGCGTATAAAtagagaatataaaatattttactttATTACTTCTCTTTTAGATATTTAAATATGTGAACCCCGGCATctaattaagaaattttggaaattcactAATTTAATACATTTGAATATCACTAATATCAACAGTAAATTACAAATTACAATAATGTCGTATAAAATTATATTAGAAAAGGTTTAAAATctaaagaattttaaaaaattgagcAAATAAAGCTTACAACTCGCATTTAGTCACCCAAAATGGGATGGCTGGCGGTCGGCGTTAAAGTTATCTCGGATGCATTTCCACTGCTTTGCCGTCGGCTGAGACATTGCCACTCGACATGAGTGGTGTGGCATCAAACAAATACACAAAAAAATCTTTCTTTCAAGGAAGGGATGAATTAAATGATACTGGAGGAATGAGTGTAAATGAGAGTTTTTAAGGCCTCTCACCGACATTATGGGAAAAAAAACTCCCATTTAGGGTTTGTTTGTTTGGACTGAAAATGCTTTCCGGAAAaagttttccagaatttctggTGTTTGGCAGCAAAAGAGGTTGGAAAATTATTTACCCTGGAAAATCTTTTCACGCCATTGGGTGGAAAATGACTTCCACCACAACTTTACTGAAGTTAATTTCGAACAGTTTCACGACTCATCAATCTCATCAACTTTACCCTGGTAACACAGCCTGACTTGCTCCAAGTTGAAAAGTAGCCTTAGATACAAGCATTAAGAGCCCCACACAGTCCATCAAACAACCAGTCCACCTCTGTGATTCGGGGGTAAAATTCATCAACTAGTCTTCGTTTGAGGTCTGGACCCAGGAGTTACCGTACTAGGCTAGCTATccgcaaaagaaagaaagaaacaggagCTATAGTGAAATAGATTTCACTGTGCTCCCAGGACCTACTGACTTTAAAAGCTGGCAAATTTAAAGCAGTTAGAGCTAGGAGTTGTTATCAAGTTCTTGAGAATTTACTGTAATAAATCTGACGCTGTACCTATCCTAAGCAGTATTCATGGCTGTNNNNNNNNNNNNNNNNNNNNNNNNNNNNNNNNNNNNNNNNNNNNNNNNNNNNNNNNNNNNNNNNNNNNNNNNNNNNNNNNNNNNNNNNNNNNNNNNNNNNNNNNNNNNNNNNNNNNNNNNNNNNNNNNNNNNNNNNNNNNNNNNNNNNNNNNNNNNNNNNNNNNNNNNNNNNNNNNNNNNNNNNNNNNNNNNNNNNNNNNNNNNNNNNNNNNNNNNNNNNNNNNNNNNNNNNNNNNNNNNNNNNNNNNNNNNNNNNNNNNNNNNNNNNNNNNNNNNNNNNNNNNNNNNNNNNNNNNNNNNNNNNNNNNNNNNNNNNNNNNNNNNNNNNNNNNNNNNNNNNNNNNNNNNNNNNNNNNNNNNNNNNNNNNNNNNNNNNNNNNNNNNNNNNNNNNNNNNNNNNNNNNNNNNNNNNNNNNNNNNNNNNNNNNNNNNNNNNNNNNNNNNNNNNNNNNNNNNNNNNNNNNNNNNNNNNNNNNNNNNNNNNNNNNNNNNNNNNNNNNNNNNNNNNNNNNNNNNNNNNNNNNNNNNNNNNNNNNNNNNNNNNNNNNNNNNNNNNNNNNNNNNNNNNNNNNNNNNNNNNNNNNNNNNNNNNNNNNNNNNNNNNNNNNNNNNNNNNNNNNNNNNNNNNNNNNNNNNNNNNNNNNNNNNNNNNNNNNNNNNNNNNNNNNNNNNNNNNNNNNNNNNNNNNNNNNNNNNNNNNNNNNNNNNNNNNNNNNNNNNNNNNNNNNNNNNNNNNNNNNNNNNNNNNNNNNNNNNNNNNNNNNNNNNNNNNNNNNNNNNNNNNNNNNNNNNNNNNNNNNNNNNNNNNNNNNNNNNNNNNNNNNNNNNNNNNNNNNNNNNNNNNNNNNNNNNNNNNNNNNNNNNNNNNNNNNNNNNNNNNNNNNNNNNNNNNNNNNNNNNNNNNNNNNNNNNNNNNNNNNNNNNNNNNNNNNNNNNNNNNNNNNNNNNNNNNNNNNNNNNNNNNNNNNNNNNNNNNNNNNNNNNNNNNNNNNNNNNNNNNGCATTAGAACAAaagttttatctttcttgtatttcTTTCAAAGGGGTTAAAATATTACAAGAATGATAATccaagacaagtaagattttaAAAGCTTTAGAAAAGTTGAGTGATATTAtaaaggtttctgaaattattccaTAGTTTATAGACTGGAGAAGGGTACAGCTATGTGATCAAAATACTCGTTAGTTTATGTCTATATGCATAATCTCAAAAAAAGTACCATAGTTTTCGGCCGTTTGTATGGGTCGCTCTATTAATCTAAGGGGCAAATTTGTAAATATTGATGATGGGCAATCCAGCACTAGAATTTTTAATTGGAAAGCCAGCTTTGGACAGTCACTCCGAAGGGCAATCCAACGCTGTGTCAGGTTGAGATTTAAGCCCTTTCCTATCGTCTTGTCAGGTTTTGGTTCTTACAATTTGATTTTGCATATTTCGTCTTTCATATGTTTAAACCGTAAAAATGTCAATAAACTACACATAACCCCTTTGTAGATTTCATAGATTGCCATATGATCCCTTTTAATGTTTAAAATATTCACGTCACCtctataattttatgtaaagtgaaaagTTGATGATAAATAACTTCTGTAACGTTACTAGTTGAAATACTAATGTTGGCTAAGCACGAGATTGAATAATGGCATGACTACCTCTGATTTGTTTACACGTGTCCTGATGTAGGATCTAGTTGAAATACATTTaagtgcatatcacattcagtaatgagtgaatagcttatcacttaattttgccTAGGAAATTCAGtactatttaattaatttagatgttcaatttttgttaATTGAACGGTCTGAATATGTTGAGatatgaatccattaaatttaagtaccGAGCTGAATTATCAAAAAGCCTTAGGCAGCTACGCTCCTTTTTGTAAGACTAACACAAACTAATAAACACATATTGCTGCGGAGGTTGACTTCAAGCAAATGAAGCCTATGCGGACAAGCGTGGCTGCTGAGTTTTCgttcattttcaaatgaaatttaacaAGAAAACTTCACAATGCTTGCTTAAAAATTACAATCAGGGTTGAGGCATTTACGAACGCCACATGATACAGTAAACCACATGATACAGTAAAGACAGAAAGGACAAACTGCTCCATACAACTGTTTGTTCACTCCAGAAGGAGTACATGAGATCTATATATCTCGATTTTGGAAGAGAAGCCAAATTTGAACATCTGAATTTTTGTATCCTTACAAGACAAGGACACAAACAGCTGCAAATTATGCAGTCATAGTTTCATGCTTCAATTTGTGCAAAATCAAGCGAGCACCATACTGCGGTTGAATCGTTATGACTGCGCGGGGTGCATGAGTATAAGAGGGGGAGAGTTCAAAGGAGAAACGCTGGAGAAGCATAGCTACTGCCAGTTTTGCTTCCAACATGGCAAAGTTTTGGCCAATGCATAAGCGAGGTCCCCAGCCAAATGGGAAGTATGCAGTTTGGCCCTTTGTTGCATTTGAGACTCCATCAGCAAACCTCTCTGGCTTAAACTCCTCCACATCATTGCCCCATATTTCAGGGTCATAGTGCAACAAAATTGCTGGTAATGATACCTGCACTTGAGCTGGTAGAGTTAAATTTCCCAACTGAATTTCTTCATCAGTTCTTCGAGGAATTGCAGGTACTGGCGGATATAGTCTGAGAACCTCGTGTAGTATCATGGTGACCTATCACAGACAATAAACCACTCAAATTCCCCCCTAAAGCTCTCCACAACACCTCATTTTAAGAGTATATGCTCTTGAGACCTCACTGGACAAGATAATTGCATAGAGTTTTGTTCTAAATATTGAAGATTGAATGCAAATAAAGATTAATCAAAAGTAATTTAAGATCTATCTAGCAAAGCTACATTATATACATccaagtatttttttttttcctaatcaAGAAACTATAGGATGTATGTATTCAAGAGTTTGAGGTGATTTCACATCTATGTGGTGGCAGAGCAACTATAAAAGCATTAGAATATCGCAATGATACAACGATGTATGTAAATTGAAATTAGTACTTACCAATTTTAGCTGATTTAACCCTTTAAAATCAGGCTTGTTAGTCCCAAAGTGTTGCAAAACTTCTTCTCTAGCTCGTGCTTGCCAGTTTGGATACCTACTCAATAAGACCATTGTCCATACAAGCATCACTGAGGTGGTCTCCTGCCCCGCAAAATAGAACAGCTTGCATTCTTCAATAACATCTCCAATAGTCATGCCAAAATCCTTGCTGCCGTGCTCATCAATTTCTTTAGAATTGGATTCGAGTAATATACCCAATAAGTCATCAGCACAAGCTTCCCCTTCTTTCATTGCCTTCAATCTTGCATTTATAATTTCTCTAATAGATTCTTGAACATCTTTGGCAATTTGTTTCATTCTTCTATTTAATTTGGTTGGCAAAAACCTGAAAAGAATATAATAGTTTCACAAACAAGCAACAAAAGCTTGTATATCGGACCTTCATTTACTGGGTAAAGGGATCTTTTCCAAGCAATGGCATCGAATTTAGAAGTCAAAAGTTTCTTCAGAACAAAGAAGGCAGCGAGTTAACACAATTTACCTCCACCCTGGAATGTATACTGATTCTACAGCCTTTAGGAAATGTTCAGCCTGTTCCCTTTGAAGTTCAAAtatcctttttccttcttgatAGTTACTTCCAAATGCCGTCCGTGAAATTGCATCAGAAGTCAGAGTTTGAATGTCCGGCCAAACATCCAACTCACAGGAGCCATTGGTCGAAACAATCTCCTCCCATTTGCTCAACATCTCACTAGCACTTGCATAAAATGAAGGGACCATGTGCTACAGGCAAGAACACGGGAAAACGAAAAAGAGGTCATGTACAATGCTACTCCTCCAGTAAGAATTCTCAGTTCATTTTGTAAATTAGGTATCATAGTTGTTTTTGCTTTTCCTGTAATCAGATAGCTTACCACTTCATTATGGTGAATGCATTCATTCCAATGAACTAATCAAAGTTTCCAAGATTTCTGGTATGACGACAACCTTACCTTGTTGGTCTCATTAAGAGATGAAGTAATAATTCATTAAATACCCAGATAAAATTAGAGAAAACCTTCAATTTCTCCACATGGAAAGCGGGAGTGATGAGTTTTCTGTGTTTAGCCCATTTATCTCCATCATAGCTCACCAGCCCTGTTGCCAGCAATTTGGTCAATGGATTAGCAGGAGCTTTTTGAAAGATGTAAAGCTTTGTTGTGATCTCCCTTATGTGTTCAGGGTTCAAGATCAGCACCATCGGTTTTGGTCCATGCCATATGTATGTATTCTCACCTGAGAGTCATTCACCACTTGTTTCAACTCAGGATTAAACAAATATCTTAAATCAATCAAGGGTACCTAGAACTGCTATCTttatctgttttttttttttaaatcatttaaCAAGATGGATACGTTGGAAACGAGATATTGGAGGGTACTTGACCTTATGAACTCCTGCCAGTACCTGAAAATCAGACGGCATGCTATACAGTAGATAAATTGGACTCCTTGGATTAATTGTGATCATAATATTTAGTTCTGATCATCCTAACCAATCACTCAAGAAGATATAAAGGCCTCATTTATTTTCGAATACTACTCGGCATTGCTGTCTATTTGATTCACCATGTTTGAGGTTTACATTAATCATGAGAAGATCGAGGCTTCCTGTTGTACTACAGTGTCATTGAGTTTGAACTCTTGAGACTGGAAAGTGGACAAGCAACCTAATTTAGAATAATTTGTCCAGATTAGCACATCCACCCATTTGTATTCATATGCCAAGGTTCAACTCTCGTTGCTCTAATTTGCACTATTTGCTCTGCAATCTCCTTCATGTACTCAAAACaggggggaaaaagaaaatttcttgcTAAAAAAAGCTGTCTCATTTACTGAATAGTGAAAACAGATTAGTATCCACTATTGCATTATTTGCCATATCAAAAATAAGATAGAACTATCCTTATGAAATAATAGCGATAGCGATattgttttgtgtgttttggggGGGGGGAGCAAAAGGTGTAATGATGACTCTGCAATCTCCTTCATGTACTCAAAacagggggaaaaagaaaatttcttgtTAAAAAAAGCTGCCTCATTGCAAGGTAAATTGAAGTAAGGAATCTTGAAAGGTAAATTGCAATCATTGAAGAAATCCATGAACACTTGCAAAGAAAGCATCGGACGATTGAAAAAGATGATACTACTACTTACCATACTTCTTGACAGCTGCACAGAAGTGAGGAATAACTCTCGGGACGAAGTCGTCAGATACATTGATTGGCTTGGAGTGAGCTTCCTTGAAGTGGGTTGCGATCTCTTTGAAGTCTCCATAGAGAAGTTTGTAAGGATTTCCTCTGAGACCTTGCTCCTTCAGCCGCTTTTCCAGCTTCTTCGGAGTTAACCACGCCCAGTTGAACGCTCTCCATGCAAGCACTGAAATCAAGAGCAGAATACAAGAAGAGAACACAGCAATTGGGCTGTATCCTATCTCCATTACAGAGGCGTAGTTAAAGGTTTATTGTGATCATCTGCTCTTGCATTCATATTTATAGCTGAAAGTTGTCGGAAAGTCCGAGAAAAGTTGTCTTCGTGTTGTCCCAGAATTCAGTTTTAGAGCAAGTCACTCTTTAGTCACTAGTTGTTTAACGACTCACTTAACTTTCCTATAATTATAATTTTAATTAAGAACTATACTTAACCCACATattttggattaaagtgtcaaaatcatgcaaattattattgttattattaatt is part of the Coffea eugenioides isolate CCC68of chromosome 6, Ceug_1.0, whole genome shotgun sequence genome and encodes:
- the LOC113774016 gene encoding cytochrome P450 CYP72A219-like yields the protein MEIGYSPIAVFSSCILLLISVLAWRAFNWAWLTPKKLEKRLKEQGLRGNPYKLLYGDFKEIATHFKEAHSKPINVSDDFVPRVIPHFCAAVKKYGENTYIWHGPKPMVLILNPEHIREITTKLYIFQKAPANPLTKLLATGLVSYDGDKWAKHRKLITPAFHVEKLKHMVPSFYASASEMLSKWEEIVSTNGSCELDVWPDIQTLTSDAISRTAFGSNYQEGKRIFELQREQAEHFLKAVESVYIPGWRFLPTKLNRRMKQIAKDVQESIREIINARLKAMKEGEACADDLLGILLESNSKEIDEHGSKDFGMTIGDVIEECKLFYFAGQETTSVMLVWTMVLLSRYPNWQARAREEVLQHFGTNKPDFKGLNQLKLVTMILHEVLRLYPPVPAIPRRTDEEIQLGNLTLPAQVQVSLPAILLHYDPEIWGNDVEEFKPERFADGVSNATKGQTAYFPFGWGPRLCIGQNFAMLEAKLAVAMLLQRFSFELSPSYTHAPRAVITIQPQYGARLILHKLKHETMTA